From Mercenaria mercenaria strain notata chromosome 17, MADL_Memer_1, whole genome shotgun sequence, the proteins below share one genomic window:
- the LOC123536355 gene encoding uncharacterized protein LOC123536355 has translation MADNTKSRTPHIDRAMANQEEKRKVTEGLIAQGEAQSKTANAQFEKAVRKKRHRKRLMCSCFQTQSQTENAQFEKAVRKKRRRKCLWCSCFRNYDDETDNQE, from the exons ATGGCTGACAACACCAAGAGTCGCACCCCACACATAGATAGAGCCATGGCAAATCAAGAAGAAAAACGAAAGGTTACAGAAGGTCTCATAGCTCAAGGAG AGGCACAGTCAAAGACGGCGAACGCACAGTTTGAGAAAGCAGTTAGGAAAAAACGGCATCGCAAGCGTTTGATGTGCTCTTGCTTTC AGACACAGTCACAGACGGAGAACGCACAATTTGAGAAAGCAGTTAGGAAAAAACGGCGTCGCAAGTGTTTGTGGTGCTCTTGCTTTCGTAACTATGACGACGAAACAGACAATCAGGAATAA